In Ciona intestinalis chromosome 11, KH, whole genome shotgun sequence, the DNA window ACCATAATCCATTAGGGATATGCATGAACACCTTGTATACCCATAATAGGCAACAGGCTTCCATGTTTACTGATAGTTACCTGCAATGCGAATGATTTTGCCTCAATAAAGTGATCAATGTCTACCAGGCTTGATAAAAACCCACAGAGGAGCAAACCAGGTACATTATTCTGTGCTGTGTCATCTGTAACCGCCCACCAACACCCTATAGCTGTAAAAAATAAGCCAATTAGgtatacaaaaatatcaacCCATAATATTGCATTGGGTGCATCGCATGATTGgatatttaaaatgcaattattgttttataaattacaataaGTTAGCGCTCACCCACAATACAGTGTATTAGAGAGTCCCCAACAGCACGTTCCCACATTGTCCAATTTGCTGAAAACCTCCCAAACACCAAGTCAGCAACGACACAAAAACAATTCACGAATCCAACTTTTGcacaaagttttaaagaaaTCAGCTTCATGCTTATTCATTTTGATGTTCATAAGCCAATGCAAACAGTTTTTACTACATTATTTTTCTTCCTCATTGCAACCTATAATATAATGGCAAAAATACagatcttgtttaaaataattccaCATGCttgaaaataaacttgtaattACAAAAGGCacaacatgttaaaaatatggcTTACTAAACggaatgtaaaatttaaaaccagttTAAAATCAGTAAGGGAACtttaagatttaaaagttaaaaatttatgtaagAATTAAGAACATTAGTAAAATCAAAAGTTTCATGCTGACGCAGAAGGAGATAAGGCGATAAAAatgactgtacattttgaaacttttacaAGGCCAAAGAACAATTATAATTTGATTATaataaatgcatttatacaGAATATTATCAGTAAACTGTACTCAGTTTTTAAGTGTACTGCATAAGTAGTGTTGCAAGTTGCAAAATCAAGCCTTGTGCCAACCTGTTGAATTGTCCTTCAGGTTCAACATTTCTGTATGTCTGTTGTGGTGCACGATGTCCCAACGTTTCATCCATGGTCCTGCAACTTCAGTTGTAAAATCATCATTGTCTTCTTTGAGACTTTCCATCTGTAGTTTTGTCCTATCTACTCCTGACATTTCACTCCAGTCAATCTTATAATCAGGATCATCTGCTTTACGCATCAACACACTATTTTTCAAGCCATAAAAACCATTAGGCTTTTTTGGGTCATGCCACCTCAGATCCAAACTCCATCTAATAATTTCAGAGCGGTTTTCCAGACTCTGGTGCGGGATTGCATTGTTTAGAAACAACACCCCACCATATGGGACTTCACACGTAACAATATCTTTCTTTTCGAGACCCAACTGATCAAGATCTTTTTCCTGCATTTCCACATACCAAGTGCCCCCTGCACAACAAGTATGTTTTAGTGTTTTACCTGCTTTATGCCCCCCAGATGCAACTTGCATGCAGCCATTTACCATGTTTGCATCTACCATTGGAATCCATGCAGTTAACTGAAGGCATTCTAAGCTACATGGTTCAAGGTAAGCATTGTCCTGATGCCATGGGACTGTTGTTTGCTCATTATGTGGTGTCTTTGTTCTCAAGTTCCATACTGGGTGTCCTGCTATATCTGGTCCTACCAACTGCTCAACTACATTCAGCAATCTCTCATCACTCCACAAATCCTGAAATTCCTTTGGCAATATTCCCTGCTTATGTAATAGAATAGCAATTCCTTTAAATTCCTTTTCAAGGTGGGTCAGTCTAGTAAAGAAATCCTTGTCTTCgtgcatatttttaattttccctGCATCATACAATTTTTTGGCCAATTTATCAACAAGCTTGTCAACCCCGTCTCTTACAACGTTCAAGCGGTTTGCCGGGAAAAAATCCTTGACCACCAAAAATCCATTTTCAAAGTACTGATCCACTTGCTTTTGGGTAAGCTGTccaattttcttttctttcgGCTGAACGGGCTTTTCTGTATAAACCGCGGGCATTGGTTTTTGTTCCGCATGCAAATACGCAAACGGGTCCTCGCCTTTTGCTTTCTTATGTTCTACTTCATG includes these proteins:
- the LOC100184209 gene encoding phytanoyl-CoA dioxygenase — its product is MEKRKVQNNDHEVEHKKAKGEDPFAYLHAEQKPMPAVYTEKPVQPKEKKIGQLTQKQVDQYFENGFLVVKDFFPANRLNVVRDGVDKLVDKLAKKLYDAGKIKNMHEDKDFFTRLTHLEKEFKGIAILLHKQGILPKEFQDLWSDERLLNVVEQLVGPDIAGHPVWNLRTKTPHNEQTTVPWHQDNAYLEPCSLECLQLTAWIPMVDANMVNGCMQVASGGHKAGKTLKHTCCAGGTWYVEMQEKDLDQLGLEKKDIVTCEVPYGGVLFLNNAIPHQSLENRSEIIRWSLDLRWHDPKKPNGFYGLKNSVLMRKADDPDYKIDWSEMSGVDRTKLQMESLKEDNDDFTTEVAGPWMKRWDIVHHNRHTEMLNLKDNSTGWHKA